Proteins encoded in a region of the Prochlorococcus marinus CUG1416 genome:
- a CDS encoding ferritin → MNENNLKTKKLINFGPSGRAIAQPMDNSLLDNFFEHLTMERYANVQYFSIYLWFQERDLNGFASHFLTESQGEMEHAQKFADYLIARGQSVKLNELPAPVQTWDSIEDLISYSFNMEADLTSSLQQLYSISERISDTRTNVFLDPIIEAQTKSEDEFANILGKVKFASDQPSAILLIDSDLNKK, encoded by the coding sequence ATGAATGAAAATAATTTAAAAACAAAAAAATTAATTAATTTTGGCCCATCTGGAAGAGCTATTGCACAACCAATGGACAATAGCTTATTGGATAATTTTTTTGAACATCTAACAATGGAAAGATATGCTAATGTTCAATATTTCTCTATATACCTCTGGTTTCAAGAGAGAGATTTAAATGGATTTGCCTCCCATTTTCTCACTGAATCACAAGGTGAAATGGAACATGCCCAAAAATTTGCAGATTACTTAATTGCAAGAGGACAAAGTGTGAAACTAAATGAACTTCCTGCACCAGTTCAGACATGGGATTCAATAGAGGATTTGATCTCATATTCTTTCAACATGGAGGCTGATTTGACTTCATCTCTTCAACAACTTTATTCGATTTCAGAAAGAATTTCAGATACAAGAACCAATGTATTTTTAGATCCAATTATAGAGGCTCAAACAAAATCAGAAGATGAATTTGCAAATATACTTGGGAAAGTTAAGTTTGCTTCTGATCAACCTTCTGCAATCTTATTGATAGATAGTGATTTAAATAAAAAATAA
- a CDS encoding Crp/Fnr family transcriptional regulator, giving the protein MNFQDYGGPYSKTVRIVTGQSVLIDPTSRPKGTCLEVESGIARVYCPCEETEGMTLAFLQSGDQLRTDLLCSEGVCVEALTDLSFHSNVNIEENIGFDAVNEWTLQLLRIRHLGNAEQRLQALLSILVNRLGKRCGQWCELPFRLTHERIGELIGSTRVTSTRLISKLRSSQLLIAPIGTQTVSVAPSFIETSPL; this is encoded by the coding sequence GTGAACTTTCAAGATTATGGTGGGCCTTACTCTAAGACAGTACGAATAGTAACTGGTCAATCAGTTTTAATAGATCCAACATCAAGACCAAAAGGCACATGTCTAGAAGTTGAAAGTGGAATTGCTAGAGTTTATTGTCCTTGCGAAGAAACTGAAGGGATGACGCTTGCATTTTTACAATCAGGTGATCAATTAAGGACGGACCTCTTATGTAGCGAGGGGGTCTGTGTTGAAGCATTAACAGATTTATCTTTTCATAGCAATGTAAATATTGAAGAGAATATTGGTTTCGATGCAGTAAATGAGTGGACTTTACAACTCCTCAGAATTAGGCACTTGGGGAATGCAGAGCAAAGATTACAAGCTTTACTTTCAATACTAGTAAATCGTTTAGGGAAAAGATGTGGTCAATGGTGTGAGTTACCTTTTAGGTTAACTCATGAAAGGATAGGTGAATTAATAGGCTCAACACGCGTAACATCAACGAGATTAATTTCTAAATTAAGATCTTCTCAATTATTAATAGCTCCAATTGGAACACAAACAGTAAGTGTTGCGCCTTCATTTATTGAAACATCACCACTATAG
- a CDS encoding ABC transporter ATP-binding protein, with the protein MVNKFWFEAKKINCFKNGYRVIKNLDLKIANSENVILIGPNGSGKSSLIEVINRNIYPVMANESSLKIFNNELIDLWELRKRISTVNNDIKNRINPNLPVFDLILSGLYGKYGYISNKSERDHYKVESLMENMNISSLSKKCFSYLSEGEKQISLIARALINKPNILILDEPIANLDYKSKFFVIDKINELIKSNTKIFCVTHDISMITKIYDRVIMLKEGVVIADGNQKKIINSKNLNKLYGIDVEVIENNGFWIIKRLSNDNYKNSDSNSSKN; encoded by the coding sequence GTGGTTAATAAATTTTGGTTTGAAGCCAAAAAAATAAATTGTTTTAAGAACGGTTATAGAGTAATTAAAAATTTAGATTTAAAAATCGCCAATTCAGAGAATGTAATATTAATTGGACCTAATGGTTCAGGTAAATCCTCATTAATAGAAGTAATTAATAGAAACATATATCCAGTAATGGCTAATGAATCATCACTAAAAATATTTAACAATGAACTTATAGATTTATGGGAACTAAGAAAAAGAATAAGTACTGTCAATAATGATATTAAAAATAGAATAAATCCAAATCTACCAGTTTTTGATTTAATTTTAAGTGGACTATATGGAAAATATGGTTACATATCAAATAAATCTGAAAGAGACCATTATAAAGTTGAAAGTCTTATGGAAAATATGAACATATCAAGTTTATCTAAAAAATGTTTTTCCTATTTATCAGAAGGAGAAAAACAAATTTCTCTCATTGCCAGAGCATTAATTAATAAACCAAATATATTAATCCTAGACGAACCAATTGCAAATTTAGATTATAAATCAAAGTTTTTTGTAATTGATAAGATTAATGAATTAATAAAATCAAATACAAAAATTTTCTGTGTAACACACGATATTTCGATGATTACAAAAATTTATGACCGAGTAATAATGCTAAAAGAGGGGGTAGTAATCGCTGATGGTAATCAAAAAAAGATTATAAATAGTAAAAATCTTAATAAGTTATATGGTATTGATGTAGAAGTAATTGAAAATAATGGATTTTGGATTATTAAAAGATTATCTAATGATAATTATAAAAATAGCGATAGCAATAGCAGTAAAAATTAA